The Leptolyngbya sp. 'hensonii' genome includes the window ACAGGATTGATCTCTGACAGATCCTTAGGATCGTGGATTTAATAACTCCGAAATTTTCAGCCCTCACCCCCAACCCCCTGCCCCCTCCCCCTCTCCCGCCGGGAGAGGGGGCAGGGGGGTGAGGGCAATCAGGAGTTTATCGGTGTTATTTAATTCTCATTCCTTAGGAGAGGTGGTCAGCATTTTGCCTGAAGGTCTTGTCCCTGAAAAATCCTGAACGGATTATTGGTTTTCTTTCTTGTTTAACTTTGCCGTTCTTCTGGCTTCAAGGGATGTAACCCGAATCACACAGAATGTTGTGTCTATAGTGGAGCGAATGAAATGCCCCTCAGTCTAACCCTGCTGTGGCTGATAGCAGGCATTGTGCTTTGTACAGCAGAGTTATTCCTGCCAACGGCTTTTGTCGCCTTTGTGATGGGGATCAGTGCTCTCCTGACGGCCCTTGTGTCCCTGGTGCTGCCTCAATTTGGTTTGCAGGTGCTCTTATTTATCGGACTGTCTATTGTCTTAATCTGGGTCAGCCGCCGCTTTATTCCCGATCGCAAAATTTCCCGCAACCTGGATGCCGTTGAAGCCAGAACGCTGACAGAAATTCCTGCCGGGGATGTGGGCCGCGTCATCTATGAAGGCAACTCGTGGCAGGCTCGTTGTGAAGATGAGCGTCTGGCGATCGGGCCGAATCAAAAGGTGCTCGTAGTGGGTCGTCGGGGAAATACCTTGTTGGTGATGCCGGAAGCCCTACTCCATTCTTAACTGTCTTGCTGACTTATATTAGGAGATTACTCAAATGGAAGGATTTTTTTTGTTGGTTTTGCTAGGACTGGGTAGCGCCACTGTCGCAGGCTCTGTGAAGATTGTGAACCAGGGGAATGAAGCTCTGGTAGAGCGATTGGGCAGTTACAACAAAAAGCTGACCCATGGCATGAACTTTGTTACCCCCTTTATGGACAAGATTGTTTTTCAAGAGACGATCCGGGAAAAAGTTTTAGATGTGCCGCCCCAGCCCTGTATTACTAGGGACAACGTTTCGATTACCGTGGATGCGGTGGTCTAC containing:
- a CDS encoding NfeD family protein, which encodes MPLSLTLLWLIAGIVLCTAELFLPTAFVAFVMGISALLTALVSLVLPQFGLQVLLFIGLSIVLIWVSRRFIPDRKISRNLDAVEARTLTEIPAGDVGRVIYEGNSWQARCEDERLAIGPNQKVLVVGRRGNTLLVMPEALLHS